A stretch of the Xylocopa sonorina isolate GNS202 chromosome 12, iyXylSono1_principal, whole genome shotgun sequence genome encodes the following:
- the LOC143429941 gene encoding uncharacterized protein LOC143429941 isoform X3, translating into MEKIELLGGACFSHGPYTFYKAVRIGNGRVLRLGSFFLTKLWSDADLVSIGELQLLWMDSRGPNQPLASLRLYFLPENTPDGRRDTHGEDEVLTISEKVVVRVHDLVTWLSPTLEWSWGREVSYPSTPTSSPENSPLRYEIPQPQVLTDPGIDFSDVDKQQKEYESNHNSRKPDCVTQTKVVVLSYPRYCRYRALLRRLEGAEPSWLCSSIAAALGGFTATPGTRVLFCRDTFDYPDLETHELLCNHLAPKLKGRPRRKRKKRSASPGESSNESEASVASTSRSVPVSSNVVVASVGRPPSSAVRRSERKTSAEEKKFLTDVQSFMNSRVDLFLFYTKVQMLGGYDSVSAGRLWKNIYDDIGGNTGSTSAATITRRHYERLLLPYERYQKGEDAKVRLTHGRRTKSSSVSEELDDVKQETNDPYPSETPPPVEPSLAAATTPPLQPIISATPFLSSEKPKTETGKTSSLRSVRVKPERLKSLNTMIANSTPSPSQQTSQLPSPPPSSNTSISTPSSTPSTTPTNGSTGSQSVLERQLNSPLISQQVPPSCSPPGLPVTTVATNASTVVTLTPPPEKDMKEIKLDSKQTTLLAQGKENIPLFGEKPIFAEKAMVPPRSPEVIDLETESDTSRDKIIIPSYKKRKLEILREGGLEVTAVDLDTRPSVIQTNPPAPATMKSEEKPPISYPLPVTPNSIPKLISVTVTPDIGHMLSSPQEHQHSHHHQARLPTTPVKQPAAHYNNNNNNNNNNNNNNNNNITMNNNNVVNSRVINLGTSNNAALLQLYANANVPPPASSGMHQANHRFVPPTVPNGRIFPPKVTQSRSIFAHNEKMVYGDPKEIPVPPKYRPSLHRLQPHQIHNNNDPMYGGVLDLTQKPNDKSVFPRPSLEIVKVPVVPRPNPLNLEMRNSSTIKERPTDCSKRGSFPGYQNVLDSRTMASNNLEITIVNPKQKNNHANVPPSHVRVPSPPRSNAIPGQRRQHLNGKYTSRSEPVSPYTPRKPSHPVIPNVPNLNHLNTGGYPRMATMQHQNTIDRRKNLETSGKEQHQHHPHQQHHQHQHQQHHQQQQHHQHQHQHHQHQQHHQQQQYQQQQQHHHHQHHHHHHMHQQHQQQQQQQQQQQRRISEGDKSLITQQQHQQQEQRQTEAGKRHSVPSIPSGFVPVVPQNNPAYLPQLPNTPGKFLPILDPMYYSAFYNGLFPPPIPPTAATSFLPPEFSAYYKELLASSQPRLGMAGQHQPAAPTSK; encoded by the exons GATGAAGTGCTGACGATATCGGAGAAGGTGGTGGTTCGCGTCCACGATCTGGTTACGTGGTTATCACCGACGTTGGAGTGGTCCTGGGGTCGAGAAGTGTCTTACCCATCGACTCCGACGTCCTCGCCGGAGAACAGCCCTCTGAGGTACGAGATACCTCAACCCCAGGTGCTCACCGACCCCGGGATCGATTTCTCGGACGTCGATAAACAGCAGAAGGAGTACGAGAGTAATCACAACTCGAGGAAGCCGGACTGCGTCACCCAGACGAAGGTGGTGGTGTTGTCGTACCCCAGATATTGTCGGTATCGAGCGCTGTTGCGTAGACTCGAAGGTGCCGAACCGTCCTGGCTTTGCTCGTCCATCGCAGCCGCACTCGGTGGATTCACCGCCACGCCGGGTACCAGGGTGCTCTTCTGCAGGGACACCTTCGACTACCCGGATCTAGAGACGCACGAGCTCCTCTGCAACCATCTGG CGCCAAAGTTGAAGGGGAGGCCGAGGAGGAAACGCAAAAAGCGCAGCGCGTCGCCAGGAGAGTCGAGCAACGAGAGCGAGGCATCGGTGGCGTCCACATCGAGGAGCGTGCCGGTGAGCTCGAACGTGGTCGTCGCGAGCGTCGGCCGACCGCCCTCGTCCGCCGTAAGGCGAAGCGAGCGGAAGACCAGCGCGGAGGAAAAGAAGTTCCTCACGGACGTGCAGAGTTTCATGAACTCGAGGG TCGATCTCTTCCTGTTTTACACGAAAGTCCAAATGCTCGGTGGCTACGATTCCGTCAGCGCTGGCCGGCTCTGGAAGAACATCTACGATGACATAGGCGGTAACACGGGGTCAACCAGCGCTGCGACCATCACTCGTCGACATTACGAGAG GTTGCTGTTACCTTACGAGAGGTATCAGAAGGGCGAGGATGCGAAAGTTAGACTGACGCATGGGAGGCGAACAAAGAGCAGCAGTGTGTCCGAGGAGTTGGACGACGTCAAGCAAGAAACGAACGACCCGTATCCATCGGAAACGCCTCCGCCCGTGGAACCGAGCCTCGCCGCCGCCACAACGCCCCCCCTTCAACCAATTATATCGGCAACC CCGTTCCTCTCGAGCGAGAAACCGAAAACAGAGACCGGGAAGACCTCGTCCCTGCGTAGCGTACGAGTGAAGCCGGAACGGCTCAAGTCGTTGAATACCATGATTGCCAATAGTACACCCTCGCCCAGCCAACAAACCAGCCAACTGCCAAGTCCGCCACCTTCTTCTAATACGTCAATTTCAACGCCGAGTAGTACACCCTCTACCACGCCCACGAACGGTAGTACTGGAAGTCAAAGCGTTTTGGAGAGGCAGCTGAACAGCCCTCTGATATCGCAACAAGTACCGCCGTCGTGTTCGCCACCGGGTCTCCCGGTGACCACAGTGGCGACGAACGCCTCGACGGTGGTCACGTTAACGCCGCCGCCGGAGAAGGACATGAAAGAGATCAAACTCGATTCGAAGCAAACCACCCTGCTGGCACAGGGTAAGGAGAACATCCCGTTGTTCGGCGAGAAGCCGATCTTCGCGGAGAAGGCGATGGTCCCGCCCAGGTCGCCGGAGGTGATCGACCTCGAGACGGAGAGCGACACGAGTagggataaaataatcattcccAGCTACAAGAAACGGAAGCTCGAGATTCTTCGCGAGGGCGGTCTCGAGGTCACTGCCGTCGACCTGGACACGCGGCCCAGCGTGATTCAAACGAATCCACCCGCGCCAGCGACCATGAAATCCGAGGAGAAGCCGCCGATATCGTACCCGCTTCCGGTCACGCCCAACTCCATTCCCAAGTTGATTTCCGTCACCGTAACGCCGGACATAGGGCACATGCTGTCGTCGCCGCAGGAGCATCAGCATTCTCACCATCATCAGGCGCGGTTACCGACCACGCCTGTCAAACAGCCCGCCGCTCAttataataacaataacaacaataacaacaacaacaacaacaacaacaacaacaacattaCGATGAACAACAATAACGTGGTGAACAGCCGTGTGATAAATCTCGGTACGTCAAATAACGCGGCGTTGCTGCAATtgtacgcgaacgcgaacgtacCGCCGCCAGCGTCGTCGGGTATGCATCAGGCTAATCACCGTTTCGTACCGCCCACCGTGCCGAACGGTAGGATATTTCCGCCCAAAGTGACGCAGTCGAGGTCGATATTCGCACACAACGAAAAAATGGTGTACGGCGATCCGAAAGAGATTCCTGTCCCTCCAAAGTATCGTCCGTCGTTGCATCGTTTGCAGCCGCATCAGATACACAACAATAACGATCCAATGTACGGCGGGGTTCTCGACCTGACGCAGAAGCCCAACGACAAGTCGGTGTTCCCGAGACCGAGCCTAGAAATAGTGAAAGTACCTGTAGTGCCGAGGCCTAATCCGTTAAATCTGGAGATGAGGAACTCGTCGACGATCAAAGAGAGGCCGACGGACTGTTCGAAACGGGGTAGCTTCCCCGGCTACCAGAACGTGCTCGACAGTCGGACAATGGCTTCGAACAACTTGGAGATCACGATCGTGAACCCCAAGCAAAAGAACAACCACGCGAACGTGCCGCCGAGCCACGTTCGGGTGCCCAGCCCGCCTAGGAGTAACGCGATCCCCGGGCAAAGGAGGCAACATCTGAACGGCAAGTATACGAGCAGGAGCGAACCGGTTTCACCGTACACCCCCAGGAAGCCGAGTCATCCTGTTATACCGAACGTACCTAACCTGAATCACCTGAACACCGGTGGCTACCCGCGAATGGCCACGATGCAGCATCAGAACACGATCGACAGGAGAAAAAACCTAGAGACGAGCGGGAAGGAGCAACACCAGCATCATCCACACCAACAGCACCACCAACATCAACACCAACAGCACCACCAACAGCAGCAACACCATCAACACCAACACCAACACCATCAACACCAACAACACCACCAACAACAACAAtaccagcaacagcagcagcaccaTCACCATCAACACCACCATCATCATCACATGCACCAACAGcaccagcagcagcaacaacagcagcaacagcaacaacgtCGAATCAGCGAGGGCGACAAATCGTTGATCACGCAGCAGCAACACCAGCAACAGGAACAGAGGCAAACCGAGGCTGGAAAACGGCACAGCGTGCCGAGCATACCATCGGGTTTCGTGCCCGTGGTGCCGCAGAACAATCCAGCCTACCTTCCGCAACTGCCAAACACGCCCGGCAAGTTCCTACCAATTTTGGACCCGATGTACTATTCCGCGTTCTATAACGGTTTATTCCCGCCGCCGATTCCGCCCACGGCTGCCACGTCGTTTTTACCGCCGGAATTCAGCGCGTACTACAAAGAATTACTTGCTTCCTCGCAACCAAGACTGGGGATGGCGGGGCAGCACCAGCCGGCTGCCCCAACGTCTAAGTAG
- the LOC143429941 gene encoding uncharacterized protein LOC143429941 isoform X1: protein MEKIELLGGACFSHGPYTFYKAVRIGNGRVLRLGSFFLTKLWSDADLVSIGELQLLWMDSRGPNQPLASLRLYFLPENTPDGRRDTHGEDEVLTISEKVVVRVHDLVTWLSPTLEWSWGREVSYPSTPTSSPENSPLRYEIPQPQVLTDPGIDFSDVDKQQKEYESNHNSRKPDCVTQTKVVVLSYPRYCRYRALLRRLEGAEPSWLCSSIAAALGGFTATPGTRVLFCRDTFDYPDLETHELLCNHLAPKLKGRPRRKRKKRSASPGESSNESEASVASTSRSVPVSSNVVVASVGRPPSSAVRRSERKTSAEEKKFLTDVQSFMNSRGTPVGKMPLLGYRQIDLFLFYTKVQMLGGYDSVSAGRLWKNIYDDIGGNTGSTSAATITRRHYERLLLPYERYQKGEDAKVRLTHGRRTKSSSVSEELDDVKQETNDPYPSETPPPVEPSLAAATTPPLQPIISATPFLSSEKPKTETGKTSSLRSVRVKPERLKSLNTMIANSTPSPSQQTSQLPSPPPSSNTSISTPSSTPSTTPTNGSTGSQSVLERQLNSPLISQQVPPSCSPPGLPVTTVATNASTVVTLTPPPEKDMKEIKLDSKQTTLLAQGKENIPLFGEKPIFAEKAMVPPRSPEVIDLETESDTSRDKIIIPSYKKRKLEILREGGLEVTAVDLDTRPSVIQTNPPAPATMKSEEKPPISYPLPVTPNSIPKLISVTVTPDIGHMLSSPQEHQHSHHHQARLPTTPVKQPAAHYNNNNNNNNNNNNNNNNNITMNNNNVVNSRVINLGTSNNAALLQLYANANVPPPASSGMHQANHRFVPPTVPNGRIFPPKVTQSRSIFAHNEKMVYGDPKEIPVPPKYRPSLHRLQPHQIHNNNDPMYGGVLDLTQKPNDKSVFPRPSLEIVKVPVVPRPNPLNLEMRNSSTIKERPTDCSKRGSFPGYQNVLDSRTMASNNLEITIVNPKQKNNHANVPPSHVRVPSPPRSNAIPGQRRQHLNGKYTSRSEPVSPYTPRKPSHPVIPNVPNLNHLNTGGYPRMATMQHQNTIDRRKNLETSGKEQHQHHPHQQHHQHQHQQHHQQQQHHQHQHQHHQHQQHHQQQQYQQQQQHHHHQHHHHHHMHQQHQQQQQQQQQQQRRISEGDKSLITQQQHQQQEQRQTEAGKRHSVPSIPSGFVPVVPQNNPAYLPQLPNTPGKFLPILDPMYYSAFYNGLFPPPIPPTAATSFLPPEFSAYYKELLASSQPRLGMAGQHQPAAPTSK, encoded by the exons GATGAAGTGCTGACGATATCGGAGAAGGTGGTGGTTCGCGTCCACGATCTGGTTACGTGGTTATCACCGACGTTGGAGTGGTCCTGGGGTCGAGAAGTGTCTTACCCATCGACTCCGACGTCCTCGCCGGAGAACAGCCCTCTGAGGTACGAGATACCTCAACCCCAGGTGCTCACCGACCCCGGGATCGATTTCTCGGACGTCGATAAACAGCAGAAGGAGTACGAGAGTAATCACAACTCGAGGAAGCCGGACTGCGTCACCCAGACGAAGGTGGTGGTGTTGTCGTACCCCAGATATTGTCGGTATCGAGCGCTGTTGCGTAGACTCGAAGGTGCCGAACCGTCCTGGCTTTGCTCGTCCATCGCAGCCGCACTCGGTGGATTCACCGCCACGCCGGGTACCAGGGTGCTCTTCTGCAGGGACACCTTCGACTACCCGGATCTAGAGACGCACGAGCTCCTCTGCAACCATCTGG CGCCAAAGTTGAAGGGGAGGCCGAGGAGGAAACGCAAAAAGCGCAGCGCGTCGCCAGGAGAGTCGAGCAACGAGAGCGAGGCATCGGTGGCGTCCACATCGAGGAGCGTGCCGGTGAGCTCGAACGTGGTCGTCGCGAGCGTCGGCCGACCGCCCTCGTCCGCCGTAAGGCGAAGCGAGCGGAAGACCAGCGCGGAGGAAAAGAAGTTCCTCACGGACGTGCAGAGTTTCATGAACTCGAGGGGTACGCCTGTCGGAAAGATGCCACTGCTGGGCTACAGGCAGA TCGATCTCTTCCTGTTTTACACGAAAGTCCAAATGCTCGGTGGCTACGATTCCGTCAGCGCTGGCCGGCTCTGGAAGAACATCTACGATGACATAGGCGGTAACACGGGGTCAACCAGCGCTGCGACCATCACTCGTCGACATTACGAGAG GTTGCTGTTACCTTACGAGAGGTATCAGAAGGGCGAGGATGCGAAAGTTAGACTGACGCATGGGAGGCGAACAAAGAGCAGCAGTGTGTCCGAGGAGTTGGACGACGTCAAGCAAGAAACGAACGACCCGTATCCATCGGAAACGCCTCCGCCCGTGGAACCGAGCCTCGCCGCCGCCACAACGCCCCCCCTTCAACCAATTATATCGGCAACC CCGTTCCTCTCGAGCGAGAAACCGAAAACAGAGACCGGGAAGACCTCGTCCCTGCGTAGCGTACGAGTGAAGCCGGAACGGCTCAAGTCGTTGAATACCATGATTGCCAATAGTACACCCTCGCCCAGCCAACAAACCAGCCAACTGCCAAGTCCGCCACCTTCTTCTAATACGTCAATTTCAACGCCGAGTAGTACACCCTCTACCACGCCCACGAACGGTAGTACTGGAAGTCAAAGCGTTTTGGAGAGGCAGCTGAACAGCCCTCTGATATCGCAACAAGTACCGCCGTCGTGTTCGCCACCGGGTCTCCCGGTGACCACAGTGGCGACGAACGCCTCGACGGTGGTCACGTTAACGCCGCCGCCGGAGAAGGACATGAAAGAGATCAAACTCGATTCGAAGCAAACCACCCTGCTGGCACAGGGTAAGGAGAACATCCCGTTGTTCGGCGAGAAGCCGATCTTCGCGGAGAAGGCGATGGTCCCGCCCAGGTCGCCGGAGGTGATCGACCTCGAGACGGAGAGCGACACGAGTagggataaaataatcattcccAGCTACAAGAAACGGAAGCTCGAGATTCTTCGCGAGGGCGGTCTCGAGGTCACTGCCGTCGACCTGGACACGCGGCCCAGCGTGATTCAAACGAATCCACCCGCGCCAGCGACCATGAAATCCGAGGAGAAGCCGCCGATATCGTACCCGCTTCCGGTCACGCCCAACTCCATTCCCAAGTTGATTTCCGTCACCGTAACGCCGGACATAGGGCACATGCTGTCGTCGCCGCAGGAGCATCAGCATTCTCACCATCATCAGGCGCGGTTACCGACCACGCCTGTCAAACAGCCCGCCGCTCAttataataacaataacaacaataacaacaacaacaacaacaacaacaacaacaacattaCGATGAACAACAATAACGTGGTGAACAGCCGTGTGATAAATCTCGGTACGTCAAATAACGCGGCGTTGCTGCAATtgtacgcgaacgcgaacgtacCGCCGCCAGCGTCGTCGGGTATGCATCAGGCTAATCACCGTTTCGTACCGCCCACCGTGCCGAACGGTAGGATATTTCCGCCCAAAGTGACGCAGTCGAGGTCGATATTCGCACACAACGAAAAAATGGTGTACGGCGATCCGAAAGAGATTCCTGTCCCTCCAAAGTATCGTCCGTCGTTGCATCGTTTGCAGCCGCATCAGATACACAACAATAACGATCCAATGTACGGCGGGGTTCTCGACCTGACGCAGAAGCCCAACGACAAGTCGGTGTTCCCGAGACCGAGCCTAGAAATAGTGAAAGTACCTGTAGTGCCGAGGCCTAATCCGTTAAATCTGGAGATGAGGAACTCGTCGACGATCAAAGAGAGGCCGACGGACTGTTCGAAACGGGGTAGCTTCCCCGGCTACCAGAACGTGCTCGACAGTCGGACAATGGCTTCGAACAACTTGGAGATCACGATCGTGAACCCCAAGCAAAAGAACAACCACGCGAACGTGCCGCCGAGCCACGTTCGGGTGCCCAGCCCGCCTAGGAGTAACGCGATCCCCGGGCAAAGGAGGCAACATCTGAACGGCAAGTATACGAGCAGGAGCGAACCGGTTTCACCGTACACCCCCAGGAAGCCGAGTCATCCTGTTATACCGAACGTACCTAACCTGAATCACCTGAACACCGGTGGCTACCCGCGAATGGCCACGATGCAGCATCAGAACACGATCGACAGGAGAAAAAACCTAGAGACGAGCGGGAAGGAGCAACACCAGCATCATCCACACCAACAGCACCACCAACATCAACACCAACAGCACCACCAACAGCAGCAACACCATCAACACCAACACCAACACCATCAACACCAACAACACCACCAACAACAACAAtaccagcaacagcagcagcaccaTCACCATCAACACCACCATCATCATCACATGCACCAACAGcaccagcagcagcaacaacagcagcaacagcaacaacgtCGAATCAGCGAGGGCGACAAATCGTTGATCACGCAGCAGCAACACCAGCAACAGGAACAGAGGCAAACCGAGGCTGGAAAACGGCACAGCGTGCCGAGCATACCATCGGGTTTCGTGCCCGTGGTGCCGCAGAACAATCCAGCCTACCTTCCGCAACTGCCAAACACGCCCGGCAAGTTCCTACCAATTTTGGACCCGATGTACTATTCCGCGTTCTATAACGGTTTATTCCCGCCGCCGATTCCGCCCACGGCTGCCACGTCGTTTTTACCGCCGGAATTCAGCGCGTACTACAAAGAATTACTTGCTTCCTCGCAACCAAGACTGGGGATGGCGGGGCAGCACCAGCCGGCTGCCCCAACGTCTAAGTAG
- the LOC143429941 gene encoding uncharacterized protein LOC143429941 isoform X2: protein MKLLGGACFSHGPYTFYKAVRIGNGRVLRLGSFFLTKLWSDADLVSIGELQLLWMDSRGPNQPLASLRLYFLPENTPDGRRDTHGEDEVLTISEKVVVRVHDLVTWLSPTLEWSWGREVSYPSTPTSSPENSPLRYEIPQPQVLTDPGIDFSDVDKQQKEYESNHNSRKPDCVTQTKVVVLSYPRYCRYRALLRRLEGAEPSWLCSSIAAALGGFTATPGTRVLFCRDTFDYPDLETHELLCNHLAPKLKGRPRRKRKKRSASPGESSNESEASVASTSRSVPVSSNVVVASVGRPPSSAVRRSERKTSAEEKKFLTDVQSFMNSRGTPVGKMPLLGYRQIDLFLFYTKVQMLGGYDSVSAGRLWKNIYDDIGGNTGSTSAATITRRHYERLLLPYERYQKGEDAKVRLTHGRRTKSSSVSEELDDVKQETNDPYPSETPPPVEPSLAAATTPPLQPIISATPFLSSEKPKTETGKTSSLRSVRVKPERLKSLNTMIANSTPSPSQQTSQLPSPPPSSNTSISTPSSTPSTTPTNGSTGSQSVLERQLNSPLISQQVPPSCSPPGLPVTTVATNASTVVTLTPPPEKDMKEIKLDSKQTTLLAQGKENIPLFGEKPIFAEKAMVPPRSPEVIDLETESDTSRDKIIIPSYKKRKLEILREGGLEVTAVDLDTRPSVIQTNPPAPATMKSEEKPPISYPLPVTPNSIPKLISVTVTPDIGHMLSSPQEHQHSHHHQARLPTTPVKQPAAHYNNNNNNNNNNNNNNNNNITMNNNNVVNSRVINLGTSNNAALLQLYANANVPPPASSGMHQANHRFVPPTVPNGRIFPPKVTQSRSIFAHNEKMVYGDPKEIPVPPKYRPSLHRLQPHQIHNNNDPMYGGVLDLTQKPNDKSVFPRPSLEIVKVPVVPRPNPLNLEMRNSSTIKERPTDCSKRGSFPGYQNVLDSRTMASNNLEITIVNPKQKNNHANVPPSHVRVPSPPRSNAIPGQRRQHLNGKYTSRSEPVSPYTPRKPSHPVIPNVPNLNHLNTGGYPRMATMQHQNTIDRRKNLETSGKEQHQHHPHQQHHQHQHQQHHQQQQHHQHQHQHHQHQQHHQQQQYQQQQQHHHHQHHHHHHMHQQHQQQQQQQQQQQRRISEGDKSLITQQQHQQQEQRQTEAGKRHSVPSIPSGFVPVVPQNNPAYLPQLPNTPGKFLPILDPMYYSAFYNGLFPPPIPPTAATSFLPPEFSAYYKELLASSQPRLGMAGQHQPAAPTSK, encoded by the exons GATGAAGTGCTGACGATATCGGAGAAGGTGGTGGTTCGCGTCCACGATCTGGTTACGTGGTTATCACCGACGTTGGAGTGGTCCTGGGGTCGAGAAGTGTCTTACCCATCGACTCCGACGTCCTCGCCGGAGAACAGCCCTCTGAGGTACGAGATACCTCAACCCCAGGTGCTCACCGACCCCGGGATCGATTTCTCGGACGTCGATAAACAGCAGAAGGAGTACGAGAGTAATCACAACTCGAGGAAGCCGGACTGCGTCACCCAGACGAAGGTGGTGGTGTTGTCGTACCCCAGATATTGTCGGTATCGAGCGCTGTTGCGTAGACTCGAAGGTGCCGAACCGTCCTGGCTTTGCTCGTCCATCGCAGCCGCACTCGGTGGATTCACCGCCACGCCGGGTACCAGGGTGCTCTTCTGCAGGGACACCTTCGACTACCCGGATCTAGAGACGCACGAGCTCCTCTGCAACCATCTGG CGCCAAAGTTGAAGGGGAGGCCGAGGAGGAAACGCAAAAAGCGCAGCGCGTCGCCAGGAGAGTCGAGCAACGAGAGCGAGGCATCGGTGGCGTCCACATCGAGGAGCGTGCCGGTGAGCTCGAACGTGGTCGTCGCGAGCGTCGGCCGACCGCCCTCGTCCGCCGTAAGGCGAAGCGAGCGGAAGACCAGCGCGGAGGAAAAGAAGTTCCTCACGGACGTGCAGAGTTTCATGAACTCGAGGGGTACGCCTGTCGGAAAGATGCCACTGCTGGGCTACAGGCAGA TCGATCTCTTCCTGTTTTACACGAAAGTCCAAATGCTCGGTGGCTACGATTCCGTCAGCGCTGGCCGGCTCTGGAAGAACATCTACGATGACATAGGCGGTAACACGGGGTCAACCAGCGCTGCGACCATCACTCGTCGACATTACGAGAG GTTGCTGTTACCTTACGAGAGGTATCAGAAGGGCGAGGATGCGAAAGTTAGACTGACGCATGGGAGGCGAACAAAGAGCAGCAGTGTGTCCGAGGAGTTGGACGACGTCAAGCAAGAAACGAACGACCCGTATCCATCGGAAACGCCTCCGCCCGTGGAACCGAGCCTCGCCGCCGCCACAACGCCCCCCCTTCAACCAATTATATCGGCAACC CCGTTCCTCTCGAGCGAGAAACCGAAAACAGAGACCGGGAAGACCTCGTCCCTGCGTAGCGTACGAGTGAAGCCGGAACGGCTCAAGTCGTTGAATACCATGATTGCCAATAGTACACCCTCGCCCAGCCAACAAACCAGCCAACTGCCAAGTCCGCCACCTTCTTCTAATACGTCAATTTCAACGCCGAGTAGTACACCCTCTACCACGCCCACGAACGGTAGTACTGGAAGTCAAAGCGTTTTGGAGAGGCAGCTGAACAGCCCTCTGATATCGCAACAAGTACCGCCGTCGTGTTCGCCACCGGGTCTCCCGGTGACCACAGTGGCGACGAACGCCTCGACGGTGGTCACGTTAACGCCGCCGCCGGAGAAGGACATGAAAGAGATCAAACTCGATTCGAAGCAAACCACCCTGCTGGCACAGGGTAAGGAGAACATCCCGTTGTTCGGCGAGAAGCCGATCTTCGCGGAGAAGGCGATGGTCCCGCCCAGGTCGCCGGAGGTGATCGACCTCGAGACGGAGAGCGACACGAGTagggataaaataatcattcccAGCTACAAGAAACGGAAGCTCGAGATTCTTCGCGAGGGCGGTCTCGAGGTCACTGCCGTCGACCTGGACACGCGGCCCAGCGTGATTCAAACGAATCCACCCGCGCCAGCGACCATGAAATCCGAGGAGAAGCCGCCGATATCGTACCCGCTTCCGGTCACGCCCAACTCCATTCCCAAGTTGATTTCCGTCACCGTAACGCCGGACATAGGGCACATGCTGTCGTCGCCGCAGGAGCATCAGCATTCTCACCATCATCAGGCGCGGTTACCGACCACGCCTGTCAAACAGCCCGCCGCTCAttataataacaataacaacaataacaacaacaacaacaacaacaacaacaacaacattaCGATGAACAACAATAACGTGGTGAACAGCCGTGTGATAAATCTCGGTACGTCAAATAACGCGGCGTTGCTGCAATtgtacgcgaacgcgaacgtacCGCCGCCAGCGTCGTCGGGTATGCATCAGGCTAATCACCGTTTCGTACCGCCCACCGTGCCGAACGGTAGGATATTTCCGCCCAAAGTGACGCAGTCGAGGTCGATATTCGCACACAACGAAAAAATGGTGTACGGCGATCCGAAAGAGATTCCTGTCCCTCCAAAGTATCGTCCGTCGTTGCATCGTTTGCAGCCGCATCAGATACACAACAATAACGATCCAATGTACGGCGGGGTTCTCGACCTGACGCAGAAGCCCAACGACAAGTCGGTGTTCCCGAGACCGAGCCTAGAAATAGTGAAAGTACCTGTAGTGCCGAGGCCTAATCCGTTAAATCTGGAGATGAGGAACTCGTCGACGATCAAAGAGAGGCCGACGGACTGTTCGAAACGGGGTAGCTTCCCCGGCTACCAGAACGTGCTCGACAGTCGGACAATGGCTTCGAACAACTTGGAGATCACGATCGTGAACCCCAAGCAAAAGAACAACCACGCGAACGTGCCGCCGAGCCACGTTCGGGTGCCCAGCCCGCCTAGGAGTAACGCGATCCCCGGGCAAAGGAGGCAACATCTGAACGGCAAGTATACGAGCAGGAGCGAACCGGTTTCACCGTACACCCCCAGGAAGCCGAGTCATCCTGTTATACCGAACGTACCTAACCTGAATCACCTGAACACCGGTGGCTACCCGCGAATGGCCACGATGCAGCATCAGAACACGATCGACAGGAGAAAAAACCTAGAGACGAGCGGGAAGGAGCAACACCAGCATCATCCACACCAACAGCACCACCAACATCAACACCAACAGCACCACCAACAGCAGCAACACCATCAACACCAACACCAACACCATCAACACCAACAACACCACCAACAACAACAAtaccagcaacagcagcagcaccaTCACCATCAACACCACCATCATCATCACATGCACCAACAGcaccagcagcagcaacaacagcagcaacagcaacaacgtCGAATCAGCGAGGGCGACAAATCGTTGATCACGCAGCAGCAACACCAGCAACAGGAACAGAGGCAAACCGAGGCTGGAAAACGGCACAGCGTGCCGAGCATACCATCGGGTTTCGTGCCCGTGGTGCCGCAGAACAATCCAGCCTACCTTCCGCAACTGCCAAACACGCCCGGCAAGTTCCTACCAATTTTGGACCCGATGTACTATTCCGCGTTCTATAACGGTTTATTCCCGCCGCCGATTCCGCCCACGGCTGCCACGTCGTTTTTACCGCCGGAATTCAGCGCGTACTACAAAGAATTACTTGCTTCCTCGCAACCAAGACTGGGGATGGCGGGGCAGCACCAGCCGGCTGCCCCAACGTCTAAGTAG